The Saliniramus fredricksonii genome segment GCGCCGCGCCGACGCCGACGAACATCTCGACGAATTCCGAGCCCGAGATCGAGAAGAACGGCACCTGCGCCTCGCCCGCCACGGCGCGCGCGATCAGCGTCTTGCCGGTACCCGGCGGGCCGACGAGCAGCACGCCCTTGGGCATGTGCCCACCCAGCCGCGAATAATCCACCGGGTCTTTCAGGAAATCGACGATCTCCTTGAGCTCGTCCTTGGCCTCATCGACGCCCGCGACATCATCGAAGCTGACCTTGGTATCGGTCTGGACGTAGATCTTGGCCTTGCTTTTGCCGATCTGCATCATCCCCCCGCCCATGCCGCCGGCCATCCGGCGCAGCAGGAAGATCCAGATGCCGATGAAGAGCAGCAGCGGCAGCATCCAGGAAAGCAGATCGCGAAGGAACGTATCCTCGATTCGCCCGACCACCTCGACCTGATGCTCCGCCAGGCGATCAACGATCTCGGGCTCGACGCGCACGGTCGAGAACTGGTTCTCGCCACCGGCAAGCGGCGGATCGAGATTGCCGCGCAGATGGCGCTCGGAAACCTCCACCTGCGTAATGCGGCCCTCGCGCAAATACTGCTCGAATTCGGAATAGCTGATCTGCGCGACCTGGCCCGTCGTCAGGAAGAATTGCAGCAGCATCAGCCCGGCAAAGGCCGCGACCCAGTACCAGATATTGAACTGTGTCTTCTTGTCCATGGGGGAGCACTGCGGAAAGGGTTGCGTCGGCTACCCTTGTCGCATCCGCGCCATCCGCCCGCCATCGCGATACATACGTAGTGGCCGCTCAATCCGACTTGCGCTGATAATCCTTCACATCCGTAAAGCGGATCGCCGGCCAGCGCTCGGCATCGTATTGCAACGAGAAGGGCGAGGGCGCCATGAAGACGGGCGCGCCGTCGAGGTCGTTGGCCATGGCGGAATTGTTGGCGGTCATGAACTTGTCGAGTTCGGCCCGGTCATCCGCCTCGACCCAGCGGCAGATGCTGAACCGAACGGGCTCGTAATCGATCGGCAGATTATACTCCGCTCCCAGCCGTTCCTTGAGCACATCCAGCTGCAGCGCACCGACCACGCCGACAATGGCGCCCGAGCCGTCGAACGGGATGAAGAGCTGGACGACGCCCTCCTCCGCGAGCTGCTGCAATGCTTCGCGCAGTTTCTTCTGCTTCATCGCATCACCGATCTTGACGCGGCGCATGAGCTCGGGGGCGAAGCTCGGGACACCGCGAAACACGATCTGCTCGCCCTCGCTCAGCGTGTCGCCGATGCGCAAAGTCCCGTGATTGGGAATGCCGACCACGTCGCCGGCATAGGCCTCATCGGCGATGGCACGGTCCTGGGCGAAGAAGAATTGCGGCGCAGACAGGGTGATCGGCTTGCCGGTGCGCACCAGTTTCGCCTTCATCCCACGCGTCAGCTTGCCTGAGCAGACGCGCATGAAGGCGATGCGGTCACGATGGTTGGGGTCCATATTGGCCTGGATCTTGAAGATGAAGCCCGTCATCTTGCGCTCATCCGCCTCGACCATGCGCCCCTCGGCCTCCTGGGCACGCGGCGGCGGCGCGATGGCACCCAGCGAATCGATCAGATCGCGCACACCGAAATTGCGCAACGCGCTGCCGAAGAAGACCGGGCTCAGATGGCCCTCGCGGAAGGCGGCGAGATCGAAGGGGCGCAAACCCTCGCGCGCCAGCGCCACCTCCTCGCGCCATTCATCGACATCGTATTGCGAGAGCAATTCGTCGAACAGCTTGTCTTCCGGCCCCGATACGGGCGTGGCCTCCACCTCCCCATCAAGACGGCGGATGGTGTTTTGCGCGAGGTTGTAGGTGCCGGCGAAATCCTTGCCGCGCCCGATCGGCCAGGTCACCGGCGCGGTGTCGAGGGCGAGGGTCTTCTCGATCTCGTCGAGCAGATCGAACGGATCGCGCGTCTCGCGGTCCATCTTGTTGATGAAGGTGACGATCGGGATGTCGCGCAGGCGGCAGACCTCGAACAGCTTGCGCGTGCGGTCCTCGATGCCCTTTGCGGCGTCGATCACCATGATGGCGGAATCGACTGCGGTCAGCGTGCGGTAGGTGTCTTCCGAGAAATCCTCGTGGCCCGGCGTGTCGAGCAGGTTGAAGACGCGCCCGTCATATTCGAAGGTCATGACCGAGGTCATGACCGAGATGCCGCGCTGGCGCTCGATGTTCATCCAGTCCGAGCGCGTATTGACCCGGTTGCGTTTCGCCTTGACCTCGCCGGCGAGCTGGATTGCGCCGCCGAAGAGCAGGAGCTTCTCGGTCAGCGTGGTCTTGCCCGCATCAGGGTGCGAGATGATGGCGAAGGTGCGACGGATCGAAACGGGATCGTCGGGACGGGTCTGATCGGTCATGGATATGTGCCAGTTGGACGGCGTTGAGGCCGGGCGCCGACCACGGGACATGCGCCGGAAGCCGGGCCGGTTTTGCGCATCCGTTTGAACCATCGCGCCGCGAATTGCAATGGCGCCGATGCGGCGCTCGGCATCACCGGGTGAGGCCTCGGCAGATCGCCGTCAGTCCTGCGCCCCGATCGCCGGTTCGTCCGTCATGCCGGCGAGCACCTCGGCGACATGGCGCACCTCGACCGTCTTGCCGTCACGCGAGAGCTTGCCCGCCATGTTCATCAGGCAACCCAGATCGCCAGCGAGCAGGACCGGAGCGCCGGATTCGGTGATATTCTTCGTCTTCGCCTCGACGATGGCGTTGGAAATCTCGCCGTATTTGACCGCGAAGGTTCCGCCGAAACCGCAGCAGACGTCGGATTCCGCCATCTCGACCAGTTCGAGCCCCTCGACCCCCGCGAGCAGCTTGCGCGGCTGGCCCTGAACGCCGAGCTCGCGCAAGCCGGCGCAGGAATCGTGATAGGTCACGCGCCGGCGGAAGCGCGCACCGGTGCGGGTATGAAACATGACATCGACGAGAAAACTCGTCAGCTCGTAGGTCTTGGCGGCAAGCGCATTGGCGCGCGGCAGCCAGTTCGGATCATCGTGGAAGAGTTCGGGATAATGCGTGCGGATCATGCCGGCGCAGGATCCCGACGGTGCAACGACGTAATCGAAGCCCGCGAACGCATCGATCACCTGCTCTGCCAGATCGCGGGTGGTGCCGCGATCACCGGAATTATAGGCCGGCTGGCCGCAGCAGGTCTGCGCCGGCACATGCACCGTGCAGCCCGCCTCCTCCAGCAGCCGCGCTGCGGCGAATCCCACCGACGGGCGCATCAGATCGACGAGGCAGGTGACGAACAGACCGACACGCGGCGGCCTGGCCGGAGAGGCCTGGGCTTGTCCGGCTGCGGATTCATGGGTGCGGGGCGTTTCGCTCATGTTTGCGCCTTGTTGTCAGGAACGACCGGTTTCCCGTCATTCTGGGCTGCATCCGACGCGGGTCAACCGCCCGCGCGCACAAGACCCATATGCGCCTCGGCAAACCGGAGGCCCCGTAATCATCTGACGCGCGCGAATGTCTTGACAGAATGCCGCGCCGCGCTTATCTCCGGCTCAGCGCTGGCACTCACTGATAGAGAGTGCTAGCAGCGTGTTCAATCGGGGTCTCGCGTAACGCATAGCGGGCCCCAACGCCAGAGAAAACGAGGACGCACACATGAAATTCCGTCCCCTGCACGATCGTGTCGTGGTTCGCCGCATCGAAGCGGAAGAGAAGACCAAGGGTGGCATCATCATTCCCGACGCCGCCAAGGAGAAGCCGCAGGAAGGCGAAATCGTCGCCGTCGGCCCCGGTGCGCGTGACGAGACCGGCAAGGTTGCCGCCCTCGACGTCAAGGCGGGTGACCGCGTTCTGTTCGGCAAGTGGTCCGGCACCGAAGTCCGTATCGACGGCGAAGACCTGCTGATCATGAAGGAATCCGACATCATGGGCGTCGTCGCGTAAGCACGGCCCGCTGTCGAACCCGGTGGCGAGACGCATCGCACGGCGCCGCCGCAACGTTGAAACAGATGGGATCCCGGCCCGATCCGGGCGTCCGGTGATCCCGAAATTCCAAGAGGAAGTGTCAAAATGGCTGCCAAGGAAGTCAAATTCTCGACGGAAGCGCGCGACAAGATGCTGCGCGGCGTCGAAATTCTCGCTGAAGCCGTACGCGTCACGCTCGGCCCCAAGGGCCGCAACGTCGTGATCGAGAAGTCCTTCGGCGCGCCGCGCATTACCAAGGATGGTGTGACGGTCGCCAAGGAGATCGAACTTTCCGACAAGTTCGAGAACATGGGCGCCCAGATGGTGCGCGAAGTGGCCTCGAAGACCAACGACGCCGCCGGTGACGGCACCACCACCGCCACGGTGCTGGCTCACGCCATCGTCAAGGAAGGCGCCAAGTCGGTCGCCGCCGGCATGAATCCGATGGACCTGAAGCGCGGCATCGACACGGCCGTCAAGGCCGCCATCGAGGACATCCGCAACCGCGCCCGTCCGGTGAATTCCTCCGGCGAAGTCGCGCAGGTCGGCACCATCTCCGCCAATGGCGACAAGCTGGTCGGCCAGATGATCGCCGATGCCATGCAGAAGGTCGGCAACGAGGGTGTCATCACCGTCGAGGAAGCCAAGACTGCCGAAACGGAAGTCGACATCGTCGAGGGCATGCAGTTCGATCGCGGCTACCTCTCGCCGTATTTCGTGACCAATTCCGAGAAGATGGTCGCCGAGCTCGAGGATCCCTACATCCTCATCCACGAGAAGAAGCTGACCTCGCTGCAGCCGATGCTGCCGATCCTCGAATCCGTCGTCCAGTCCGGCAAGCCGCTGCTGATCGTCGCCGAGGACATCGAGGGCGAGGCGCTCGCCACGCTCGTGGTCAACAAGCTGCGTGGCGGCCTGAAGATCGCCGCTGTCAAGGCGCCGGGCTTTGGTGATCGCCGCAAGGCCATGCTCGAGGACATCGCCATCCTCACCGGCGGTACGGCCGTCTCCGAGGATCTCGGCATCAAGCTCGAGAACGTGACGCTCGACATGCTCGGTCGCGCCAAGAACGTGCGCATCGAGAAGGAAAATACGACCATCGTCGATGGCGCCGGTTCGAAGGACGACATCGAGGCCCGCGTCGCCCAGATCAAGGCGCAGATCGAGGAAACCACCTCCGATTACGACCGTGAGAAGCTCCAGGAGCGTCTGGCCAAGCTCGCGGGCGGCGTCGCGGTGATCCGCGTCGGCGGCTCCTCCGAGATCGAGGTGAAGGAGAAGAAGGATCGCATCGACGATGCCCTCAACGCCACCCGTGCGGCGGTCGAGGAAGGCATCGTTCCCGGTGGCGGCACTGCACTCCTGCGTGCCAAGGGCGCGGTCGACAAGCTCACCGACGACAACCACGACATCATGGCCGGCATCAAGATCGTCTCCAAGGCGCTCGAAGCTCCGCTGCGTCAGATCGTGGCCAATGCGGGCGTCGAAGGCTCGATCGTGATCGGCAAGATCAACGAGAACTCCTCGGCGACCTTCGGCTTCGATGCCCAGACCGAAACCTTCGTCGACATGCTCGAAGCCGGGATCGTCGATCCGGCCAAGGTCGTGCGCACCGCGCTCCAGGATGCGGCTTCCGTCGCAAGCCTGCTCGTGACCACCGAAGCGATGGTCGCCGAGTTGCCGAAGAAGGAATCGGCCCCCGCCATGCCGGGCGGTGGCGGCATGGGCGGCATGGGCGGCATGGATTTCTGATCCGGCTTCCCGGCCCCGCGCCGATAACGCAATACGAGGCCCCGGAGCGATCCGGGGCCTCTTTCGTCGCGCAGGGCATGCGGAGGCTTGTCGGCAAAGGAAAACCCTGCAAAACTCGGTAATCCGAGTTATACACAATCAATGCGAGTATTTTTGAAGTCATTGTGGAAGTCATTGTGGAGGTAGCGGGCGAATGATGGACCGGGCACAGCGCAACGAGAAAATTCTCAAGGCTATCGCCGAGCGCACGAAACAGGCACTGACCTCGAAGCAGGCTGCTCGCCAGATGCTCATCGACGAAGGCATTTATACCAAGAAGGGAAAACTCCGGGCCGAGTTCGGTGGTGGCAAGTCCGGCGGGGTCAAGTCCGGCGGGGTCAAGTCCGGCGGGGTCAAGTCCGTTGGCGGAAAAAACGTCGGTGGCAAGGGAAAGAAGTCGGTTACTGCGTAAACGACCTTGGGACGCCTCGCCACATCCTTCGTTCTCGGCTTCCACGGCTGTGATGCTTCCGTTGCAAGGGCGGCAGTGCTCGACGGGGCCGATATCATCCAGAGCAAGAAGGACTACGACTGGCTCGGACCCGGCGCCTATTTCTGGGAATCGGATCCGCTTCGTGCACTCGAATGGGCGCAGTGGAAGAAGCAGAGAGGCGAATACGAGAATCCGAGCGTCATCGGCGCCGTGATCGATCTGCGAAACTGCCTCGATCTGGTCTCGCGGGAAGACGTCGAATTGGTCAAGGCTGCATACGAGGCCTTCGTTGAAATCCAGGAGAGCGCCGGGCTGGAGATACCGAACAACCGGAACCCGGATGGCACAGAGAATGGTGATCTGTTGCTGTGCTATCTCGATTGCGCGGTGTTTCGCCACCTGCACCGAACGATCGAGAACGATCCTGACACAGAACCCTTCGATACCGTGCGCGGCATGTTCGTCGAAGGCGGCAAGGCCTTTCCGCGAAGCGGCATTCATCGCAGGAGCCACGTCCAGATCACCGTGAGAAACCCGGCCTGCATCAAGGGAATGTTCTTTCCCAGGAACTGATCTCGCGCCTGAGCCCCTGTCGGGCCACTACTTTCGCTTGACAAATCGTCCAAGCGAACGCATTGATCACGCCATGAAGACGCATTTCGAACCCCGCAGCCGACGTATGATCACCGCCCGCCAGCGGCTGCGATGACGCGCGTTTTCTTCTGAAATCCGCCCATGCAAGCCGCGCGTTTCGTGCGGCTTTTTTGTTGCGCGCGCGATACTTGCCCCAGCCGTAATCATTGACCGAACTGAACCCGCGACAGCATCGCCCAGGAGACGGAACACGACCATGACCAGCCCGCAGGACAATCAGACGAAAAAGATCTTCATTGACGGTGAAGCCGGTACGACCGGGCTCGAAATCCGCGAGAAGCTCGGCGCCGTGGCCGGTGCGCAGATCATCAGCATCGACCCGGCTCGGCGCAAGGACGCGCAGGCGCGGCGCGAAATGATGCGGGAAGCCGATCTGGTCGTGCTCTGCCTGCCCGATGACGCGGCCCGCGAAGCGGTCGCGATGGTGGATTCGCTTGAAGGCGCGCGGCCGCGCATTCTCGATGCCTCGACAGCACATCGCACCGATCACGCCTGGGTCTATGGCTTCGCCGAGATGGAGCCGGGCCAGGCGCAGATGATCGCGGCGGCCGACCGTGTCGCCAATCCGGGCTGCTACCCGACCGGCGCAATCGCGCTGCTGCGCCCGCTGGTGGAGAAGGGCGTCCTGCCGGAGGATTTCCCCGTCACGATCAACGCCGTGTCCGGCTATAGCGGCGGCGGGCGGCAGATGATCGAACAATATGAGCAGGGCGAAGCACCGAACTTCACGCTCTACGGTTTGAACTTTTCGCATAAACATCTGCCGGAGTTGTTGAAATACACCAAGCTGGCGCGGCGTCCGATCTTCGTCCCGTCTGTCGGAAAGTTCCATCAGGGCATGCTGATCTCGATCCCGCTGCATCTCGATCTCCTCGGCGGTGCCAGTGCGGCGGATCTGGAGCGTACACTGGCCAATTGGTACGGCGATGGCGGTCTGGTGCGGGTGATCCCGACGCAGGAGGAGACCCGCATCGAACCGGAAGCGCTTAACGGCGCTGACCGGATGGAACTGCGCGTCTTTTCCCACCCCGAATACGCCCAGGCCGTGCTGGTGGCGCGGCTGGACAATCTCGGCAAGGGCGCGTCGGGGGCCGCCGTGCAGAACATCCGCCTGATGCTCGGGCTGTAAGCCGGCGCCGTCGGCGGGCGCGATGCCCCGAGGCGGTATTGGCATTTCCCGGCGATTGTCTGACCGCCGGGCTCGTGCTCTCCTGTCGTCATCAGCGAAGACGAGCCACCCCCGCGAAGAAGACGGCGCCCGACGCCGCCGGGGTGGCTCGAGCCAATGACGGGAGGAGATGCGGAATGTTCAAGAGCGCTTCGGACGATCAGAAATCAAGCCGTGCGAAGGTGATCACGCCGGAGCAGCTGCGCTCGCGGCTATGGTTCGACAATCCGGACAATCCGGGCATGACCGCGCTCTATATCGAGCGCTATCTCAATTACGGCCTCACCGGCGAGGAATTGCAGGGCGGCAAGCCGATCATCGGCATCGCCCAGACGGGCTCGGACCTCTCACCCTGCAACCGTCATCATACCGATCTGGCCAAGCGGGTACGCGAGGGCATTGCCGCAGCGGGCGGTGTCGCGTTCGAATTTCCCTGCCATCCGATCCAGGAAACGGGCAAGCGTCCCACCGCGATGCTGGACCGCAACCTCTCCTATCTCTCGCTGGTGGAAGTGCTCTACGGCTACCCGCTCGACGGCGTGGTGCTGCTCACCGGCTGCGACAAGACGACTCCCGCCCTGCTGATGGCGGCGGCGACGGTGAACATCCCCGCGATCAATCTCAATGTCGGCCCAATGCTCAACGGCTGGATGAACGGCGAACGCGTCGGCTCGGGCACCGTGGTCTGGAAGGCACGCGAGCGTCACGCGGCCGGCGAGATCGATTACGAGGAATTCCTCGAAATCGTTCGCAGTTCCGCACCTTCGAACGGCCATTGCAACACAATGGGCACGGCCTCCACCATGAATGCGCTCGCCGAGGCGCTCGGCATGAGCCTGCCCGGACAGGCGGCAATTCCGGCCCCTTATCGTGAGCGCGGCCAGGCGTCCTATGATACCGGAAAGCGGATCGTGGAAATGGTCTGGGAGGATCTCAAACCCTCCGACATCCTCACCCGTGAGGCGTTCGAGAATGCCGTCGTTGCCTGCTCCGCCATCGGCGGCTCGACCAATGCGCCGATCCACCTCAACGCCATTGCGCGCCATATGGGCGTGCCGCTTTCATGTGATGACTGGGAGAAGGTCGGCTTCGACATCCCGCTGCTCGTCAACGTGCAGCCTGCGGGCGACTATCTGGCCGAGGAATATTACCGCGCTGGCGGCCTGCCTGCGGTGATGGCGGAACTGATCGCGCAGGGCAGGATTCATGAAGACGCGCTGACGGCGAATGGCCGCACCGCCGGCGAGAATTATCGCGAGCGCTTCACCTGGGATCGCGACGTGATCCGCCCCTATGACGATCCGATGCGCGAGCAGGCAGGCTTCCTCAATCTCAAGGGCACCCTGTTCGATTCGGCCATCATGAAGACCAGCGTGATCTCGCCCGAATTCCAGAAGCGCTATCTCGACGATCCACAGGATCCCGATGCCTTCGAGGGCAAGGTCGCGGTGTTCGACGGGCCGGAGGATTATCACGACCGCATTGATGATCCGTCTCTCGGCATCGACGAGAATACGCTCCTCATCATGCGCGGCACCGGGCCGATAGGCTATCCGGGCGCGGCGGAAGTGGTCAACATGCAGCCGCCGGGGGAACTGATCCGCCGCGGCGTGTTCTCCCTTCCCTGCATCGGCGATGGACGCCAATCCGGCACATCCGGGACGCCCTCGATCCTGAACGCATCACCGGAAGCCGCAGTCGGCGGCGGGCTCGCCCTGTTGCAGAGCGGCGACCGCATCCGCATCGATCTGCGCAAGCGCAGCGCCGATATTCTGATTTCGAGCGAGGAACTGGAGCGTCGCCGCGCCGATCTCGCGGCGCGCGGCGGCTACCCGTATCCGGCCAGCCAGACCCCGTGGCAGGAGATCCAGCGCGCGATGGTCGACCAGCTCTCGGAAGGCATGGTGCTCAAGCCGGCGGTGAAATATCAGCGGATCGCCCAGAGTCAGGGCGCACCGCGCGACAACCACTGAACCGAAAATGGAACCGGCCCGCCCCATCTGCGGGCCGGAAGCTCAGACCAGCGCCTCGCGCGTGCGATGAGCTGCGCCATCGGTCAGCACCATCACCCGCGTGCCGATCGGTACACGCCGATGCAGATCGATGATGTCCTGATTGAACAGGCGGATGCAGCCCGACGAGACGGATTGTCCGATCGACCAGGGTTCATTCGTGCCGTGAATCCGGTAGAGCGTATCGCGACCGTTCTTGAACAGATAGAGCGCGCGGGCACCCAGCGGATTGTCGAGCCCGCCCTCCTGGCCACCGGCGAAGGGGCCGTAGCGCTCCGGCTCGCGACGGATCATGTTCTGCGTCGGCGTCCAACGGGGCCATTCCGCCTTTCGCGCGATAACCGCATCGCCCTGATAATCGAAGCCGGCCTTGCCTACGCCGCAGCCATAGCGCAAGGCGCGTCCGTTTTCACGGACGAGATAGAGGAAGCGGCGTGACGGGTCGACGACAATTTCCCCCGGCGATTCCGGCCCCGTGAATTCCACCTCCTGACGCAGGAAGCGTGGGTCGACCTGTGCCACGTCGATGGCGGGAACCGGGAACGGCTCGTCGTGGATCGCGCTGTACATGGATGCATAGAACGGATCAACGACATTCGCGGCCTCGACCGACGGTGGCGCCGAACGACCGCCGGAAGCACAAGCGGCAAGGGTCAGCGGCAGGCCCGCCAGGAAGACGCGACGGGTGAGTTGGGAAGCGCGGAACTGGGACATGACATCCTTTTGGCAAAAGACAACAACGGCTCAAGCTACAATGCCTCAATAGAGGCAAAGTCGCGCCGTTTCCGCTGACTTCTGCGTGAGCGTTAATCCTGTGATGAGAATGCAACAGGATGGTTTATGTTCCGTAACCACACTTTCCGCTACGGCATTGCGGCAAGCCGGATCACGCAATCGTGTAGTTTCTCGCCGATCCTCACGCCCCATGAGAGGGCTGCGGGGTTGGCCGCCGAGACGGTGCCGTCCTCGAATGTGGAGCGGGCATCCCCGATTCGCGCCGATGCAGCGGAAACCGTCACTGCGGCGATGCCGCGCCCCTGCAATGCCGGCAATCGCGAGACGCCCACGCCGCCGCCAGCATCGTTGAAAGCGGCGAAAGCGGCGTCGAATTTGAGCGCATTCATCGGATTATCGCCGAACAGGGCGCCGTGCGAGCCCGTGATGACGATCTGCCCCGCATCGCGCGGCGCGACCAGTGAGGCCGAATCGATCAGGACGACGCGCCGATGGGCGCCCTCCGGAACGATTTCCTCACGCGCCTCGCTTACCGTCTCGACGTCTCCATCCGGGATCGGTGCGGCGGCGAGCAGGCGGGCTGCCTGGGTGCAGCCCTGCCCGGCCTTTACGCCGCAGCCAGCGGCGAGTTCATTCACATGCGAGACGATGCCGTGCTGCACCATCGCCGCCGCGTCGCCGATATCGGCGCTGCGATGGTCGATGGCCGCCGCCGCCATGCCGTGTGCGTCGAGCCAGGCGAGGCCGCCGATCCCGGCCTCGTCGCGCCCCACGCCGGCATCGTTGAAGAT includes the following:
- a CDS encoding (Fe-S)-binding protein, which codes for MSETPRTHESAAGQAQASPARPPRVGLFVTCLVDLMRPSVGFAAARLLEEAGCTVHVPAQTCCGQPAYNSGDRGTTRDLAEQVIDAFAGFDYVVAPSGSCAGMIRTHYPELFHDDPNWLPRANALAAKTYELTSFLVDVMFHTRTGARFRRRVTYHDSCAGLRELGVQGQPRKLLAGVEGLELVEMAESDVCCGFGGTFAVKYGEISNAIVEAKTKNITESGAPVLLAGDLGCLMNMAGKLSRDGKTVEVRHVAEVLAGMTDEPAIGAQD
- the argC gene encoding N-acetyl-gamma-glutamyl-phosphate reductase; this encodes MTSPQDNQTKKIFIDGEAGTTGLEIREKLGAVAGAQIISIDPARRKDAQARREMMREADLVVLCLPDDAAREAVAMVDSLEGARPRILDASTAHRTDHAWVYGFAEMEPGQAQMIAAADRVANPGCYPTGAIALLRPLVEKGVLPEDFPVTINAVSGYSGGGRQMIEQYEQGEAPNFTLYGLNFSHKHLPELLKYTKLARRPIFVPSVGKFHQGMLISIPLHLDLLGGASAADLERTLANWYGDGGLVRVIPTQEETRIEPEALNGADRMELRVFSHPEYAQAVLVARLDNLGKGASGAAVQNIRLMLGL
- a CDS encoding IlvD/Edd family dehydratase, with translation MFKSASDDQKSSRAKVITPEQLRSRLWFDNPDNPGMTALYIERYLNYGLTGEELQGGKPIIGIAQTGSDLSPCNRHHTDLAKRVREGIAAAGGVAFEFPCHPIQETGKRPTAMLDRNLSYLSLVEVLYGYPLDGVVLLTGCDKTTPALLMAAATVNIPAINLNVGPMLNGWMNGERVGSGTVVWKARERHAAGEIDYEEFLEIVRSSAPSNGHCNTMGTASTMNALAEALGMSLPGQAAIPAPYRERGQASYDTGKRIVEMVWEDLKPSDILTREAFENAVVACSAIGGSTNAPIHLNAIARHMGVPLSCDDWEKVGFDIPLLVNVQPAGDYLAEEYYRAGGLPAVMAELIAQGRIHEDALTANGRTAGENYRERFTWDRDVIRPYDDPMREQAGFLNLKGTLFDSAIMKTSVISPEFQKRYLDDPQDPDAFEGKVAVFDGPEDYHDRIDDPSLGIDENTLLIMRGTGPIGYPGAAEVVNMQPPGELIRRGVFSLPCIGDGRQSGTSGTPSILNASPEAAVGGGLALLQSGDRIRIDLRKRSADILISSEELERRRADLAARGGYPYPASQTPWQEIQRAMVDQLSEGMVLKPAVKYQRIAQSQGAPRDNH
- a CDS encoding L,D-transpeptidase, whose protein sequence is MSQFRASQLTRRVFLAGLPLTLAACASGGRSAPPSVEAANVVDPFYASMYSAIHDEPFPVPAIDVAQVDPRFLRQEVEFTGPESPGEIVVDPSRRFLYLVRENGRALRYGCGVGKAGFDYQGDAVIARKAEWPRWTPTQNMIRREPERYGPFAGGQEGGLDNPLGARALYLFKNGRDTLYRIHGTNEPWSIGQSVSSGCIRLFNQDIIDLHRRVPIGTRVMVLTDGAAHRTREALV
- the groES gene encoding co-chaperone GroES; this translates as MKFRPLHDRVVVRRIEAEEKTKGGIIIPDAAKEKPQEGEIVAVGPGARDETGKVAALDVKAGDRVLFGKWSGTEVRIDGEDLLIMKESDIMGVVA
- a CDS encoding peptide chain release factor 3, translating into MTDQTRPDDPVSIRRTFAIISHPDAGKTTLTEKLLLFGGAIQLAGEVKAKRNRVNTRSDWMNIERQRGISVMTSVMTFEYDGRVFNLLDTPGHEDFSEDTYRTLTAVDSAIMVIDAAKGIEDRTRKLFEVCRLRDIPIVTFINKMDRETRDPFDLLDEIEKTLALDTAPVTWPIGRGKDFAGTYNLAQNTIRRLDGEVEATPVSGPEDKLFDELLSQYDVDEWREEVALAREGLRPFDLAAFREGHLSPVFFGSALRNFGVRDLIDSLGAIAPPPRAQEAEGRMVEADERKMTGFIFKIQANMDPNHRDRIAFMRVCSGKLTRGMKAKLVRTGKPITLSAPQFFFAQDRAIADEAYAGDVVGIPNHGTLRIGDTLSEGEQIVFRGVPSFAPELMRRVKIGDAMKQKKLREALQQLAEEGVVQLFIPFDGSGAIVGVVGALQLDVLKERLGAEYNLPIDYEPVRFSICRWVEADDRAELDKFMTANNSAMANDLDGAPVFMAPSPFSLQYDAERWPAIRFTDVKDYQRKSD
- the groL gene encoding chaperonin GroEL (60 kDa chaperone family; promotes refolding of misfolded polypeptides especially under stressful conditions; forms two stacked rings of heptamers to form a barrel-shaped 14mer; ends can be capped by GroES; misfolded proteins enter the barrel where they are refolded when GroES binds), coding for MAAKEVKFSTEARDKMLRGVEILAEAVRVTLGPKGRNVVIEKSFGAPRITKDGVTVAKEIELSDKFENMGAQMVREVASKTNDAAGDGTTTATVLAHAIVKEGAKSVAAGMNPMDLKRGIDTAVKAAIEDIRNRARPVNSSGEVAQVGTISANGDKLVGQMIADAMQKVGNEGVITVEEAKTAETEVDIVEGMQFDRGYLSPYFVTNSEKMVAELEDPYILIHEKKLTSLQPMLPILESVVQSGKPLLIVAEDIEGEALATLVVNKLRGGLKIAAVKAPGFGDRRKAMLEDIAILTGGTAVSEDLGIKLENVTLDMLGRAKNVRIEKENTTIVDGAGSKDDIEARVAQIKAQIEETTSDYDREKLQERLAKLAGGVAVIRVGGSSEIEVKEKKDRIDDALNATRAAVEEGIVPGGGTALLRAKGAVDKLTDDNHDIMAGIKIVSKALEAPLRQIVANAGVEGSIVIGKINENSSATFGFDAQTETFVDMLEAGIVDPAKVVRTALQDAASVASLLVTTEAMVAELPKKESAPAMPGGGGMGGMGGMDF